From Endozoicomonas sp. 8E, the proteins below share one genomic window:
- a CDS encoding SycD/LcrH family type III secretion system chaperone produces the protein MSKQPLQAPDSQELATITEYLLTGGTLAEANQMSEKALESIYSHGYSQYQNGHFEEAAKIFQYLCFYDHWNARNFLCLGSCQMMLKTYGQAIKTLEYAARMDISNPLAKVYMGDCYLALKERGIAEVIYKSALKDARKHQFTHLELKRVENLLQNFEDEKGGQS, from the coding sequence ATGTCGAAACAGCCCTTACAGGCCCCTGACAGTCAGGAACTGGCCACTATCACCGAATACCTGCTCACTGGAGGAACGCTGGCAGAAGCCAACCAGATGAGTGAGAAAGCCCTTGAGTCCATTTATTCCCATGGCTACAGCCAGTACCAGAATGGTCACTTTGAAGAGGCTGCCAAAATCTTCCAATATCTCTGCTTTTATGATCACTGGAATGCCCGTAACTTTCTTTGCCTGGGTTCCTGTCAGATGATGCTGAAGACCTACGGTCAGGCCATCAAAACCCTCGAATACGCTGCGCGAATGGATATCAGTAATCCACTGGCCAAAGTCTATATGGGCGATTGCTATCTGGCTCTGAAGGAAAGAGGCATTGCTGAAGTGATTTATAAAAGTGCCTTGAAAGATGCCAGAAAACATCAGTTTACACATCTGGAGCTGAAAAGGGTCGAAAACCTGCTCCAGAACTTTGAGGACGAAAAGGGAGGGCAGTCCTGA
- the dbpA gene encoding ATP-dependent RNA helicase DbpA gives MSTHPFSDLPLPEALLNNLEQIGYREMTPIQQKSLPLAMAGRDLIAKAKTGSGKTAAFAIGMLLGIHQRFFGCQGLVLCPTRELATQVANEIRKLARYRQNIKVVTLCGGQPIGPQINSLSHGAHIVVGTPGRIQDHLRKRTLTIEQLKTVVLDEADRMLDMGFIDAIENILDHTPANRQTLLYSATYPKQIRVLSQKFQSEPEEITVESVHTHQHIQQFFYQAENSDKSETLCKLLSHFQPASAVIFCNTKQTCKEVGTYLYDQGYKPLVLHGDMEQRERDQMLVRFSNQSADVLIATDVAARGLDIDDLAAVINYDLSRDPEVHVHRVGRTGRAGKEGLALNLHTSREQYKLDAIADILRTELTFGDHRALKPATQPPPKAPMVTLAIDGGKKNKVRPGDILGALTGDAGIPGDQVGKINIYDFVAYVAIKRENARKALARLEQGRIKGRKFKVRRL, from the coding sequence TTGAGTACACACCCTTTTTCCGACTTGCCGCTGCCCGAAGCGCTGCTGAACAACCTGGAGCAGATTGGCTACCGGGAAATGACCCCTATCCAGCAAAAAAGTTTACCTCTGGCTATGGCTGGCAGGGACCTGATTGCCAAGGCCAAAACCGGCAGTGGTAAAACGGCAGCCTTTGCCATTGGTATGCTTCTGGGCATTCATCAACGCTTTTTTGGTTGCCAGGGACTGGTGCTGTGTCCAACTCGTGAACTGGCGACCCAGGTCGCCAACGAGATTCGAAAACTGGCTCGCTACCGCCAGAACATCAAGGTCGTTACCTTGTGCGGTGGGCAACCTATTGGTCCACAGATCAACTCACTCTCCCATGGCGCCCATATCGTCGTCGGTACACCGGGAAGAATTCAGGATCATTTGCGTAAGCGAACACTGACTATCGAGCAACTTAAGACAGTGGTATTGGATGAAGCCGACCGTATGTTGGATATGGGATTTATTGATGCCATTGAAAACATTCTGGATCACACCCCGGCAAACAGACAGACACTTCTTTATTCAGCCACTTACCCCAAACAGATCAGGGTTCTGAGCCAAAAGTTCCAGTCTGAACCTGAAGAAATCACTGTTGAGTCAGTGCATACTCACCAGCACATTCAACAGTTTTTCTATCAAGCTGAGAACAGTGATAAATCAGAAACCCTCTGCAAACTGCTCAGCCATTTTCAGCCCGCTTCTGCTGTCATCTTTTGCAATACCAAACAGACCTGTAAAGAAGTTGGAACATACCTTTATGATCAGGGTTACAAGCCATTGGTACTCCATGGTGATATGGAACAGCGAGAACGAGACCAGATGCTGGTACGATTTTCAAACCAGAGTGCCGACGTTCTGATTGCTACCGATGTCGCAGCCCGGGGCCTGGACATTGATGATCTGGCCGCCGTCATCAATTATGACCTGAGTCGGGATCCGGAAGTCCACGTCCACAGAGTCGGGCGAACAGGTCGCGCCGGCAAGGAAGGGCTGGCCTTAAACCTGCACACCTCCCGTGAGCAATACAAGCTGGATGCTATTGCCGATATCCTGCGGACGGAACTGACTTTTGGTGACCACAGAGCACTGAAGCCAGCAACACAGCCACCCCCAAAAGCCCCAATGGTGACACTGGCTATTGATGGAGGAAAAAAGAACAAGGTGCGCCCTGGCGATATTCTGGGCGCTCTAACTGGTGACGCTGGCATTCCCGGAGACCAGGTCGGCAAAATCAATATCTATGATTTTGTCGCCTACGTGGCTATTAAAAGAGAAAATGCCCGAAAAGCCTTGGCTCGCCTTGAACAGGGCAGGATCAAGGGCCGGAAGTTTAAAGTTCGCAGACTCTGA
- a CDS encoding DASS family sodium-coupled anion symporter gives MSNQPSSTELEAGANPYIWLIGLIAGVALFVMTLVLPAPENMPAAAWQCAGLALMMAVFWSMEILPISVTALLPLLLAPLVGLLSLDKVASAYAHPVIYLFMGGFMLGLAMERWNLHRRIALLTMLASGTGERRQVIGFMLTTAFISMWVSNTATAIMMLPIGMSVIAMMKEERGSHGHFPAALLLAIAYGASIGGFGTLIGTPPNALLAAFLSEQYGIEIGFAQWMLVGMPATLLMLLVTGWWLSSGGYELRPGENESVRLSLKEQLAEMGSLSRAEKWVAVIFTATALCWVFRPWLSGFLPGLKLTDTAIALTGGLLMFIIPVRWGEKLDFLLNWKDIRRLPWDVLLLFGGGLSLAAIIRKTGLAEWIASNFQVLDGLPTIAAIALVVSVIIFLTEITSNTATTAAFLPPLGALAVSLGLDPEVLAIPAAIAASCAFMLPVATPPNAIVFGSGLLSIRQMIRSGLILNLAGIVIITVLCALLVDRIL, from the coding sequence ATGAGCAACCAACCCTCCTCAACAGAGCTGGAAGCGGGAGCTAACCCTTACATCTGGCTGATTGGGCTGATCGCAGGGGTGGCATTGTTTGTGATGACCCTGGTGCTGCCTGCACCTGAGAATATGCCTGCTGCTGCTTGGCAGTGTGCTGGTCTGGCCCTGATGATGGCGGTCTTCTGGTCCATGGAAATACTCCCTATTTCAGTGACCGCACTGTTACCTCTTCTTTTGGCTCCGTTAGTTGGCCTGTTATCTCTGGATAAGGTCGCATCGGCTTATGCACACCCTGTCATCTATCTGTTTATGGGAGGCTTCATGCTGGGTCTGGCTATGGAGCGCTGGAACCTGCATCGGCGGATTGCGCTTTTGACCATGCTGGCTTCTGGCACCGGTGAACGCCGGCAGGTCATAGGGTTCATGCTTACCACCGCCTTTATCAGCATGTGGGTGTCCAATACCGCAACGGCCATCATGATGTTACCCATTGGTATGTCTGTGATTGCAATGATGAAAGAAGAACGGGGCTCTCACGGACACTTTCCTGCGGCTCTGCTTCTGGCTATTGCCTATGGCGCCTCCATTGGCGGCTTTGGCACTTTGATCGGAACACCACCCAATGCCCTGTTGGCGGCTTTTCTCAGCGAACAATACGGCATTGAAATTGGCTTTGCCCAATGGATGCTGGTAGGTATGCCTGCGACGCTGTTAATGCTGCTGGTCACGGGCTGGTGGCTCAGTTCCGGGGGTTATGAGCTTCGTCCGGGAGAAAATGAATCTGTACGCCTGTCTTTAAAAGAGCAGTTAGCTGAAATGGGTTCCTTGAGCAGGGCTGAAAAATGGGTGGCAGTGATTTTTACTGCGACCGCATTATGCTGGGTTTTCCGACCCTGGCTGTCCGGCTTTTTACCTGGCCTAAAGCTCACTGACACTGCTATAGCCCTTACTGGTGGGCTGCTGATGTTTATCATTCCCGTCCGCTGGGGTGAAAAGCTCGACTTTCTTCTTAACTGGAAAGATATTCGCAGGTTGCCCTGGGATGTTTTGCTGCTGTTTGGAGGCGGTCTGAGTCTGGCGGCAATTATCCGTAAAACAGGGCTGGCAGAATGGATTGCCAGCAACTTTCAGGTGTTGGATGGACTGCCCACTATTGCCGCCATTGCTCTGGTGGTTTCTGTGATTATCTTCCTGACTGAAATTACCAGTAATACAGCAACTACCGCTGCCTTCCTGCCCCCTCTGGGTGCGCTGGCTGTCTCCCTTGGCCTGGACCCGGAAGTTCTGGCTATTCCGGCAGCCATAGCCGCCAGTTGTGCCTTTATGCTGCCTGTTGCCACTCCCCCCAATGCTATCGTGTTTGGTTCGGGGCTGTTATCGATTCGTCAGATGATTCGAAGTGGCCTGATTCTGAATCTGGCGGGTATCGTGATTATTACTGTTCTGTGCGCTCTGCTGGTGGACAGGATATTATAG
- a CDS encoding DUF2956 domain-containing protein, with amino-acid sequence MASPRKKADSSKTREEAMSVARATQRPGQSKEQTRLIAQGIQKGIEHYKKQQKAKARELDKHLKKVKRQVENPAAETETITKEVTRYRQHWLPWLLLGLSWAAFTAYLFASDV; translated from the coding sequence ATGGCCAGCCCCCGGAAGAAAGCCGATTCATCCAAAACCCGTGAAGAGGCTATGTCTGTAGCCAGGGCCACCCAGCGGCCCGGCCAGAGCAAAGAGCAGACCAGGCTGATCGCCCAGGGCATCCAGAAAGGCATTGAACACTATAAAAAGCAGCAAAAAGCCAAAGCCAGAGAACTCGACAAACACCTGAAAAAAGTTAAAAGGCAGGTAGAGAACCCTGCCGCAGAGACTGAAACCATTACCAAGGAAGTGACCCGCTATAGACAGCATTGGCTGCCCTGGCTTTTGCTGGGTCTGAGCTGGGCAGCATTTACCGCCTACCTTTTTGCATCAGACGTCTGA
- a CDS encoding putative RNA methyltransferase, translated as MTLTLRCPVCHESLAQSLHTSGTGLGCLQNHQFDRARQGYFNLLPGHKKRSKNPGDDKTMVQARTRFLDKGYYQPVADSLAKTLDSLETFSESNRSILDAGCGEGYYTERLQQAFPGTSVVGLDISKPAIMACCKRSKTVQWLVASVNDIPVKDQEADFIVSVFSRCDWSEFARLLKPEGHVLVLSPGENHLLELRQVIYETVRPYPVDKLLDQLPESFNLTETKAVKGSMQLNSAEDIMDLLAMTPHYWHVKPSQKEKLASLGALQCLFDMKLYVIQRASRKR; from the coding sequence ATGACCCTGACTCTTCGTTGCCCTGTCTGCCACGAATCTCTGGCACAGTCACTCCATACCTCCGGTACGGGTCTGGGCTGCCTCCAGAATCACCAGTTTGATCGAGCCAGACAAGGGTATTTCAATCTTCTTCCGGGGCATAAAAAACGCAGCAAAAACCCCGGCGATGACAAAACAATGGTTCAGGCCCGAACCCGTTTTCTGGACAAAGGCTACTATCAGCCGGTGGCTGATTCACTTGCCAAAACTCTGGACAGCCTTGAGACATTTTCAGAAAGTAACCGGTCTATTCTTGATGCCGGCTGTGGTGAAGGGTATTACACAGAAAGGCTGCAACAGGCGTTTCCGGGAACCTCAGTAGTCGGCCTTGACATCTCCAAGCCTGCCATAATGGCCTGCTGCAAAAGAAGCAAAACTGTCCAGTGGCTGGTTGCCAGTGTTAATGACATTCCCGTTAAAGACCAGGAAGCAGACTTCATTGTAAGTGTATTTTCACGATGCGACTGGAGCGAATTTGCCCGACTGTTAAAGCCTGAAGGGCATGTTTTGGTGCTATCTCCCGGAGAGAATCACTTGCTGGAACTTCGTCAGGTTATCTACGAAACGGTCAGACCTTACCCTGTGGATAAACTACTTGATCAACTTCCTGAAAGCTTTAACCTGACAGAAACAAAAGCGGTTAAAGGCAGTATGCAGCTGAACTCAGCAGAAGATATCATGGACTTACTGGCAATGACCCCACATTACTGGCATGTCAAACCTTCACAGAAAGAAAAGCTGGCCAGCCTGGGTGCTCTGCAGTGCCTCTTTGATATGAAACTCTATGTGATCCAACGCGCATCACGGAAAAGATAG
- a CDS encoding DUF5062 family protein → MKKLKNESELVKEALRVGAIYAQKRKVGQFEPTDSAKQKVEYLYRLLVHDKLIQPLVKGEESEPSMKRKLALWISRQLPENHPLLK, encoded by the coding sequence ATGAAAAAACTCAAAAATGAAAGCGAACTGGTCAAAGAAGCTCTGAGAGTCGGAGCTATTTATGCCCAAAAACGCAAAGTAGGTCAGTTTGAACCGACAGATTCCGCCAAACAAAAAGTTGAATACCTTTACCGCCTGCTGGTTCATGACAAGTTGATACAACCTCTGGTGAAAGGGGAAGAGTCAGAGCCAAGCATGAAGCGCAAACTGGCGCTATGGATATCTCGCCAACTGCCAGAAAACCATCCGCTGTTGAAATAA
- a CDS encoding DUF962 domain-containing protein — protein MQIRPLTEWLEAYGESHQNPTNKLIHWICVPAIMFSIIGIVWSFSPAVVIVVMAMTLIFYFMLSLPLSLAIIALYAVMSGIAASLGEYLLSLSITVFVASWIFQFVGHKIEGKKPSFFEDIQFLLVGPLWCLNFLFKKWNLRV, from the coding sequence ATGCAAATACGACCCCTGACTGAATGGCTGGAAGCCTATGGTGAAAGTCACCAGAACCCCACCAATAAGCTGATTCACTGGATCTGCGTTCCGGCTATCATGTTCAGTATTATCGGCATTGTCTGGTCTTTCAGCCCTGCCGTGGTCATTGTGGTCATGGCCATGACCCTGATTTTCTACTTTATGCTGTCTTTGCCTTTATCTCTGGCCATCATTGCCTTGTACGCTGTTATGAGTGGCATCGCCGCAAGCCTTGGTGAGTATTTACTGAGCCTGAGCATTACTGTATTTGTGGCATCCTGGATCTTCCAATTTGTCGGCCACAAGATAGAGGGCAAAAAACCCTCCTTCTTTGAAGACATTCAGTTTCTGCTGGTCGGGCCACTCTGGTGTCTGAATTTTCTTTTCAAGAAGTGGAATTTAAGGGTCTGA
- a CDS encoding peptidoglycan DD-metalloendopeptidase family protein, which translates to MPANSFYKACARLFDRPHRSTSKSFTIKVRRSLPAALILSVSFSKIAFAHSTDRHEPAAFELFKTFTGEIQGSLYRSARKAGVSSPFIHKFATIFRHKIDFSKDLKAGDRFKLLTDNSLKNKKGAGGVILAARLYQKDEIHTAVRYSDGKYYTPEGKILGSSFSRYPLGKKGRVSSGFNPARKHPITGQIRPHNGTDWAVPVGTAIYAPADGVIVKAKTNHPAAGHFIEMRNGSRYVTRYLHLSKLHVKEGQKVRKGDLIGKTGNTGLSTGPHLHYELFIDGKAVDPMTARLPTGEPLQGDALKRFKKTTQPLIAAMNQNQQETLLVSKATSAPDNWLTLKNSDAF; encoded by the coding sequence ATGCCTGCCAATTCATTTTACAAAGCCTGCGCCAGACTGTTTGACAGGCCTCATCGCTCGACCAGCAAATCATTCACCATCAAAGTCAGGCGCAGTTTGCCTGCCGCTCTGATACTTTCAGTGTCTTTCTCAAAGATTGCTTTTGCTCATTCCACTGACAGGCATGAACCCGCTGCTTTTGAACTGTTCAAAACTTTTACCGGCGAAATTCAGGGGAGCCTTTACCGGAGTGCGCGAAAGGCGGGTGTTTCAAGCCCATTCATCCATAAGTTTGCGACCATTTTCCGACATAAGATTGATTTCAGTAAAGATCTGAAGGCTGGTGATCGCTTTAAACTATTGACTGACAATTCCCTGAAAAACAAGAAGGGAGCTGGCGGTGTCATTCTGGCTGCTCGACTCTATCAGAAGGACGAAATCCACACGGCGGTTCGCTACAGCGATGGGAAGTACTATACACCGGAAGGAAAAATACTCGGCAGCTCTTTCTCCCGGTACCCTCTGGGTAAAAAAGGCCGGGTCAGTTCCGGTTTTAATCCAGCCAGGAAGCATCCCATCACCGGCCAGATTCGCCCGCACAATGGAACAGATTGGGCTGTGCCCGTAGGAACTGCCATTTATGCTCCAGCTGACGGCGTCATTGTCAAAGCAAAAACCAATCACCCGGCAGCCGGTCACTTTATCGAAATGCGAAACGGCAGTCGCTATGTCACCCGGTACCTTCATCTGAGCAAACTGCATGTGAAAGAAGGGCAAAAGGTTCGCAAAGGCGATTTGATTGGTAAAACCGGAAATACCGGTTTGTCCACTGGTCCCCACTTGCATTACGAACTGTTTATCGATGGCAAGGCAGTAGATCCTATGACCGCGAGACTGCCAACCGGTGAACCTTTGCAAGGTGATGCATTGAAGCGATTTAAAAAGACCACACAACCGTTGATCGCAGCCATGAATCAGAATCAGCAGGAAACACTCCTTGTCAGTAAGGCAACCAGTGCTCCTGATAACTGGCTAACTCTGAAAAACAGTGATGCATTTTAA
- a CDS encoding pseudouridine synthase, which translates to MTELYRDSELVVVVKPAGLLSVPGRPPNDNDSAHARLLAIEPETRVVHRLDMSTSGLMVFGLNAASHRELSRQFQDREVEKGYIAEVWGTPEQDSGEISLPLICDWPNRPRQKVDHEQGKKALTRYYSMAGDGTHGRVWLEPVTGRSHQLRVHLAELGHPILGCEFYAHDEARAASDRLRLHASLLTFKHPATAETMRFESQPPF; encoded by the coding sequence TTGACTGAGCTGTACCGTGACTCCGAACTGGTGGTCGTTGTTAAACCTGCGGGACTGTTAAGCGTTCCTGGTCGTCCACCCAATGATAATGACAGCGCTCACGCCCGCCTGCTTGCCATTGAGCCGGAAACCCGGGTGGTCCACAGGCTGGATATGTCCACATCCGGGCTCATGGTATTCGGCTTGAATGCAGCCAGCCACAGAGAACTGAGCCGACAGTTCCAGGATCGGGAAGTAGAGAAAGGGTACATTGCAGAAGTCTGGGGAACGCCGGAACAAGACTCCGGAGAGATATCCCTGCCACTGATTTGTGACTGGCCTAACCGACCCAGACAAAAGGTGGATCATGAGCAGGGAAAAAAGGCCCTGACCCGGTATTACTCCATGGCCGGTGATGGCACTCACGGCAGGGTCTGGCTGGAGCCCGTGACAGGCCGGTCTCACCAACTCAGGGTTCATCTGGCTGAGCTGGGACACCCTATTCTGGGCTGTGAGTTTTATGCTCATGATGAAGCCAGAGCAGCGTCTGACCGTTTGCGCCTGCACGCCAGCCTTCTGACATTCAAACACCCTGCCACGGCTGAAACCATGAGATTTGAGAGCCAGCCTCCTTTCTGA
- a CDS encoding TA system antitoxin ParD family protein yields MLGRPLRLDEELVIAATLVGKAKKRSAAKQVEYWASLGKIAKENPDLPINFIEDILEAEEERKQGLVSDYRFG; encoded by the coding sequence ATGCTCGGAAGACCATTAAGACTGGATGAAGAGCTGGTAATCGCTGCAACCCTGGTTGGCAAGGCCAAAAAACGCTCAGCTGCAAAACAAGTGGAATATTGGGCCAGTCTTGGCAAGATAGCCAAGGAAAACCCTGACCTGCCCATTAATTTCATTGAAGATATTCTGGAAGCTGAAGAAGAGCGTAAACAGGGTCTTGTCTCGGACTACCGTTTTGGCTAA
- a CDS encoding MFS transporter: MRQQSQLALLGKRRFLPFFLTQFLGAFNDNLYKNSLLLMAAFAAAENLPLNSDLYINLAAGLFILPFFLFSSAAGQICDKYEKSMIIRRVKLLEIVTMAVASGFIISQNYLILLVLLFLMGAQSAFFGPVKYAIIPQHLNENELIGGNALVEMGTFVAILAGTLGAGILIEQTDATVWVAVSVVLFAVLGYLASLFIPGAAAADPNLKINWNLFQQTLTIIRKTRSNDSVHKSIIAISWFWALGAAYLTQLPNLASETLKGSPQVVSVMLAIFIIGVAAGSLFCGRLSKGHIEPGIVPIGALGLSLFGIDLYFAVTPATTTNLLTISAFMENSENLRVLLDLGMIGFFSGLFIVPLYAMVQQRTPANCRAQTIAALNVQNALYMVVSALSGMVFLGLLELSIEQFFLTLGVLNLLICALIFRKVPEFIERFVARFVKKVASD; the protein is encoded by the coding sequence ATGAGGCAACAGAGTCAGCTGGCACTGCTCGGTAAAAGACGCTTTCTACCTTTTTTTCTGACCCAGTTTCTGGGTGCCTTTAACGACAACCTCTATAAAAACTCCCTGTTACTGATGGCGGCATTCGCCGCAGCAGAAAACCTGCCACTTAACTCAGATCTATACATCAATCTGGCTGCTGGCCTGTTTATTCTTCCCTTCTTTCTTTTTTCCAGTGCCGCCGGGCAGATCTGTGACAAATATGAAAAGTCGATGATTATCCGCCGGGTCAAACTGCTGGAAATTGTCACCATGGCGGTCGCTTCCGGCTTTATCATTAGCCAGAACTACCTGATCCTGTTGGTTCTGCTGTTCCTGATGGGGGCTCAAAGTGCTTTTTTCGGGCCGGTTAAATACGCCATTATTCCTCAGCACCTGAATGAAAATGAACTGATTGGCGGCAATGCTCTGGTAGAGATGGGTACTTTTGTTGCCATACTGGCGGGTACGCTGGGCGCTGGTATTTTGATCGAACAGACTGATGCTACTGTCTGGGTAGCCGTTTCTGTCGTTCTGTTTGCCGTTCTGGGTTATCTGGCGTCTCTATTTATACCCGGGGCTGCAGCGGCTGATCCCAACCTGAAAATAAACTGGAACCTCTTTCAGCAGACCCTGACTATAATCCGGAAAACCCGATCAAACGACAGTGTTCACAAATCCATTATTGCCATTTCCTGGTTCTGGGCTCTGGGAGCCGCTTATCTGACACAGCTTCCCAACCTGGCCAGCGAGACCCTGAAAGGCAGTCCACAAGTCGTCAGTGTCATGCTGGCGATTTTCATCATTGGCGTCGCTGCCGGTTCACTGTTCTGTGGACGACTTTCCAAAGGTCATATTGAGCCGGGTATTGTGCCCATTGGTGCCCTGGGTCTGAGCCTGTTCGGAATCGATTTGTATTTCGCTGTCACTCCTGCCACAACGACAAACTTACTGACCATTAGTGCCTTTATGGAAAACAGTGAGAATCTGAGGGTTTTGCTGGATCTGGGCATGATTGGTTTTTTCAGCGGCCTGTTTATCGTTCCTCTGTATGCCATGGTTCAGCAGAGAACACCTGCAAACTGTCGTGCACAGACGATTGCTGCCCTGAATGTTCAGAATGCACTCTATATGGTGGTCAGTGCCTTGTCTGGCATGGTATTCCTGGGGTTACTGGAGCTGTCCATTGAACAGTTTTTCCTGACACTTGGTGTACTCAATCTGCTGATCTGTGCCCTTATTTTCAGAAAAGTGCCGGAATTTATAGAACGTTTTGTCGCTCGCTTCGTTAAGAAAGTCGCCAGTGATTGA